Proteins encoded within one genomic window of Actinoplanes octamycinicus:
- a CDS encoding acyl-CoA dehydrogenase family protein produces MIGDSIDVARLQEVLDGRWAGIRQAVRDGLGKAGFAAVHGETGDEARDRISALIRQIPTDVGVASAFPKAYGGSDDPGGSVVAAEMLAYADLSLMVKAGVQWGLFGGAVVALGTERHHEAYLRGIIDTEIMGCFAMTETGHGSDVQKLRTTCVYDPVTETFDLHTPHQAARKDYIGNAARDGRMAVVFAQLITQGQNRGVHAWLVPIRDADGNPMPGVTLSDAGHKAGLLGVDNGRISFDHVTVPRDMLLDRYGQVAPDGAYSSPIENDTRRFFTMLGTLVRGRVTVGGAASAATRAALTIAVRYGDSRRQFGVPGEEREVALNDYLAHQRKLLPALATSYAYAFAQEELVGTLADVQAGPGPVDEHRQRELESRAAGLKAMQTWHATHTIQMCREACGGAGYLSENRLPALKADTDVFTTFEGDNTVLLQLVAKGLLTGYRDAFGSLDGWGRATFVAEQVREMVLERTAARGLIQRLVSAVPGRDEEVAVTDRGWHLTMFEDREKHVLEGAIRRLRNGAATKKDRPFEIFNDVQDHVLKTATAHIDRITLEAFVAGIERATDPAARALLDRVCDLYALVTIEADKGWFLEHGRLTPARSKAVTAVINDLLRELRPHMATLVDAFAIPDEWLNAAILREEPGRQEAMAEEDARVTTA; encoded by the coding sequence ATGATCGGCGACTCCATCGACGTGGCACGCCTGCAGGAAGTTCTGGACGGGCGGTGGGCAGGGATCCGGCAAGCGGTGCGGGACGGGCTCGGCAAGGCCGGGTTCGCCGCGGTGCACGGGGAGACCGGGGACGAGGCGCGGGACCGGATCAGCGCGCTGATCCGGCAGATCCCGACCGACGTCGGGGTGGCCTCGGCGTTCCCCAAGGCCTACGGCGGGTCGGACGACCCGGGCGGCTCGGTGGTGGCGGCCGAGATGCTCGCCTACGCCGACCTGTCGCTGATGGTGAAGGCCGGCGTGCAGTGGGGGCTGTTCGGCGGCGCGGTGGTGGCGCTGGGCACCGAGCGGCACCACGAGGCGTACCTGCGCGGGATCATCGACACCGAGATCATGGGCTGTTTCGCGATGACCGAGACCGGTCACGGCTCGGACGTGCAGAAATTGCGCACCACCTGCGTCTACGATCCGGTGACCGAGACCTTCGACCTGCACACGCCGCACCAGGCGGCCCGCAAGGACTACATCGGCAACGCCGCCCGGGACGGCCGGATGGCGGTCGTCTTCGCCCAGCTGATCACCCAGGGGCAGAACCGGGGCGTGCACGCCTGGCTGGTGCCGATCCGGGACGCCGACGGCAACCCGATGCCGGGGGTGACGCTGAGCGACGCCGGGCACAAGGCCGGCCTGCTCGGCGTGGACAACGGCCGGATCAGCTTCGACCACGTCACCGTGCCGCGCGACATGCTGCTGGACCGGTACGGACAGGTCGCCCCGGACGGCGCCTACAGCAGCCCGATCGAGAACGACACCCGCCGCTTCTTCACCATGCTCGGCACCCTGGTCCGCGGCCGGGTCACGGTCGGCGGCGCGGCGTCGGCGGCGACCCGGGCGGCGCTGACCATCGCGGTCCGCTACGGCGACAGTCGCCGCCAGTTCGGGGTGCCCGGCGAGGAGCGCGAGGTGGCGCTCAACGACTACCTGGCCCACCAGCGCAAACTCCTGCCCGCGCTGGCCACCAGCTATGCCTACGCGTTCGCCCAGGAGGAGCTGGTCGGCACCCTGGCCGACGTGCAGGCCGGCCCCGGCCCGGTCGACGAGCACCGGCAGCGGGAGCTGGAGTCCCGGGCCGCCGGGCTGAAGGCGATGCAGACCTGGCACGCCACGCACACCATCCAGATGTGCCGGGAGGCGTGCGGCGGCGCCGGCTACCTGTCGGAGAACCGGCTGCCCGCGCTCAAGGCCGACACCGACGTCTTCACCACCTTCGAGGGCGACAACACGGTGCTGTTGCAGCTGGTGGCGAAGGGTCTGCTGACCGGGTACCGGGACGCCTTCGGCTCGCTGGACGGCTGGGGCCGGGCCACCTTCGTGGCCGAGCAGGTGCGCGAGATGGTGCTGGAGCGGACCGCCGCCCGCGGCCTGATCCAGCGTCTGGTCAGCGCGGTGCCGGGCCGCGACGAGGAGGTCGCGGTGACCGACCGCGGCTGGCACCTGACGATGTTCGAGGACCGGGAGAAGCACGTCCTGGAGGGCGCCATCCGCCGCCTGCGCAACGGGGCCGCCACCAAGAAGGACCGGCCGTTCGAGATCTTCAACGACGTGCAGGACCACGTGCTGAAGACGGCGACCGCGCACATCGACCGGATCACCCTGGAGGCGTTCGTCGCCGGGATCGAGCGGGCCACCGACCCTGCGGCGCGGGCCCTGCTGGACCGGGTCTGCGACCTCTACGCGCTGGTCACCATCGAGGCGGACAAGGGCTGGTTCCTGGAGCACGGCCGGCTCACCCCGGCTCGCTCCAAGGCGGTCACCGCGGTGATCAACGACCTGCTGCGCGAGCTGCGCCCGCACATGGCGACGCTCGTCGACGCCTTCGCCATCCCGGACGAGTGGCTCAACGCCGCGATCCTCCGCGAGGAGCCGGGCCGCCAGGAGGCGATGGCCGAGGAGGACGCGCGCGTCACGACCGCTTGA
- a CDS encoding PhzF family phenazine biosynthesis protein, which produces MIVDACLRDGRGGSPTLVRDDTPMPDAERALAVARSGASHGAFVTVGDGVADVRFFTSTGELPACGHGTVAALIWLADRLGRDGEFPLRAGGRTFRGWAEGDRAWFEQAPVTVRDDPGPVAPVLAALGLDPATPGVRAASTGRWRLLIPVAAPAALRPDLAALRRACDALDLLGCYVHTPPGPDGRLAARMFAPSIGVPEDIANANSTSCLLAALGVAELAADMGDALGRPATVLARVADGRLQAGGVARMRRGRPAARAKT; this is translated from the coding sequence GTGATCGTGGACGCATGCCTGCGCGACGGCCGGGGCGGCAGCCCGACCCTGGTCCGCGACGACACGCCGATGCCGGACGCGGAGCGAGCGCTCGCGGTGGCCCGCAGCGGCGCCTCGCACGGAGCCTTCGTGACCGTGGGTGACGGCGTGGCCGACGTACGGTTCTTCACCTCGACGGGGGAGTTGCCCGCCTGCGGCCACGGGACGGTCGCCGCGCTGATCTGGCTCGCCGACCGGCTCGGGCGGGACGGCGAGTTCCCGCTGCGGGCCGGCGGCCGGACGTTCCGCGGCTGGGCCGAGGGTGACCGGGCCTGGTTCGAGCAGGCCCCGGTGACCGTGCGCGACGACCCGGGCCCGGTGGCGCCGGTGCTCGCCGCGCTCGGGCTGGACCCGGCCACCCCCGGCGTGCGGGCCGCGTCGACCGGCCGGTGGCGGCTGCTGATCCCGGTCGCCGCCCCGGCCGCCCTCCGCCCGGACCTCGCGGCGCTGCGCCGGGCCTGCGACGCCTTGGACCTGCTGGGTTGTTACGTGCACACCCCGCCCGGTCCGGACGGGCGGCTGGCGGCCCGGATGTTCGCGCCGTCGATCGGCGTCCCGGAGGACATCGCCAACGCGAACAGCACCTCCTGCCTGCTCGCCGCACTGGGCGTGGCGGAGCTCGCCGCCGACATGGGCGACGCGCTGGGCCGCCCGGCGACGGTTCTAGCCCGCGTCGCCGACGGCCGCCTGCAGGCCGGCGGGGTCGCCCGGATGCGGCGCGGCCGGCCGGCTGCCCGGGCCAAAACCTGA
- a CDS encoding glycosyltransferase family 2 protein codes for MPYDYDSFSRLAGPPDPAPTGDYRVRLRPLTRNRPIRSLLITTLAFALEATFFGWLLTSADLSGGGVATVMVGAIALIELFRLVNVVTLCLATLRARDPVPVPPEPGLRVAFLTTIVPGKEPIEMVEQTLRAAVRIRGDHDVWLLDEGDDDEVKKMCASVGVRHFSRKGVARWNTAAGGFKARTKHGNYNAWMDAHGDDYDVFVSVDPDHVPLPSFGERLLGYFRDPDVAFVVGPQIYGNYDNLVTRWAESQQYLFHSLLQRAGNKLGAPMLVGTNNAVRIAALRGIGGLQDSITEDMATSLALHAARNPATNRRWRSVYTPDVLAVGEGPSAWTDYFSQQHRWSRGTDEVCVAGFLPRVRGLGVRRTLHYALLMAYYPMTAVAWLLGTGTAVAHIVLGVRGVQVPQQVWSMLYVDAAIFQVGLYLWNRRHNVSPHEEAGSSGLTGMLLSTLCAPVYVASFRQTLLRRRAGFVVTPKGDSASPDRVGTFRTHLSWAAFFAGLLVVAVVTGRTHGLMWLWPALNLALCLAPPALWAATRRPAGKPVTIPAQRTDEAVRTYA; via the coding sequence ATGCCCTACGACTACGACAGCTTCAGCCGCCTGGCCGGTCCCCCCGATCCGGCCCCGACGGGCGACTACCGGGTCCGCCTGCGGCCGCTGACCCGGAACCGCCCGATCCGCAGCCTCCTGATCACGACCCTCGCGTTCGCCCTGGAGGCCACCTTCTTCGGCTGGCTGCTCACCTCGGCCGACCTGTCCGGCGGCGGCGTCGCCACCGTGATGGTCGGCGCGATCGCCCTGATCGAGCTGTTCCGCCTGGTCAACGTGGTCACCCTGTGCCTGGCCACGCTGCGCGCCCGGGATCCGGTGCCGGTCCCGCCGGAGCCCGGCCTGCGGGTCGCCTTCCTCACCACGATCGTCCCCGGCAAGGAGCCGATCGAGATGGTCGAGCAGACCCTCCGGGCGGCCGTCCGGATCCGCGGCGACCACGACGTCTGGCTGCTCGACGAGGGCGACGACGACGAGGTCAAGAAGATGTGCGCGAGCGTCGGCGTCCGGCACTTCAGCCGGAAGGGCGTGGCCCGGTGGAACACCGCGGCCGGCGGGTTCAAGGCGCGGACCAAGCACGGCAACTACAACGCCTGGATGGACGCGCACGGCGACGACTACGACGTGTTCGTCTCGGTCGACCCGGATCACGTGCCGCTGCCGTCGTTCGGCGAGCGGCTGCTCGGCTACTTCCGGGACCCGGACGTGGCGTTCGTGGTCGGCCCGCAGATCTACGGCAACTACGACAACCTGGTCACCCGCTGGGCCGAGTCGCAGCAGTACCTGTTCCACTCCCTGCTGCAGCGGGCCGGCAACAAGCTGGGCGCGCCGATGCTGGTCGGGACCAACAACGCGGTCCGGATCGCGGCGCTGCGCGGCATCGGCGGCCTGCAGGACTCGATCACCGAGGACATGGCGACCAGCCTGGCCCTGCACGCCGCCCGGAACCCGGCGACGAACCGCCGCTGGCGCTCGGTCTACACCCCGGACGTGCTCGCGGTCGGCGAGGGACCGTCCGCCTGGACCGACTACTTCAGTCAGCAGCACCGCTGGTCGCGGGGCACCGACGAGGTCTGCGTCGCCGGGTTCCTGCCCCGGGTCAGAGGGCTCGGGGTACGCCGGACGCTGCACTACGCGCTGCTCATGGCGTACTACCCGATGACCGCGGTGGCCTGGCTGCTCGGCACCGGCACCGCGGTCGCGCACATCGTGCTCGGGGTCCGTGGCGTGCAGGTGCCGCAGCAGGTCTGGTCGATGCTCTACGTGGACGCGGCGATCTTCCAGGTCGGGCTCTACCTGTGGAACCGGCGGCACAACGTGAGCCCGCACGAGGAGGCCGGGTCGTCCGGGCTGACCGGGATGCTGCTCTCCACGCTCTGCGCACCGGTCTACGTGGCGTCGTTCCGGCAGACGCTGCTGCGCCGGCGGGCCGGGTTTGTGGTCACGCCCAAGGGCGACTCGGCCAGCCCGGATCGGGTCGGTACCTTCCGGACCCATCTGAGCTGGGCGGCCTTCTTCGCGGGGCTGCTCGTGGTGGCGGTGGTGACCGGGCGGACGCACGGGCTGATGTGGCTCTGGCCGGCGCTGAACCTGGCGCTCTGCCTGGCGCCGCCGGCGCTCTGGGCGGCCACCCGGCGACCAGCCGGCAAGCCCGTGACAATCCCGGCCCAACGGACCGACGAAGCGGTGAGGACGTACGCATGA
- a CDS encoding galactose oxidase early set domain-containing protein encodes MIPQPSLTRRLLRGLVALPALAAVLAANRPIVVFAADRYHEFHISRASYKAAYGQWSTLPVPDGFKVNAIHAALLSTGKVLIIAGSGNNRKNFEAGSFRTILWDPAGDRFSLVPTPTDMFCAGHTFLADGKLLVAGGTKSYEVLPENIRHAAGVMKIKNESPDDGARNIAKNTVLVAPDGRRYATRADVTVPAATKMLHGGRTMVHAGEVEVWVDALQPGDAGVISRPAQYRFAGLSGMAARNVYGVADKITREKQEYGGDNTSYEFDPRTERYVRTGDLTDHRWYPTLAPLAGGNVLAVSGLDQFGRMLPGRNEVYLARDRRWAAAPRLTRTFPTYPALFLTRDERLFFSGSNAGYGSATEGRTPGLWNVRTNDFRPVPGLRDATMTETSASVLLPPAQRQRVMILGGGAVGDSPRSTARTAIADLSRPAPVYLPGPDLPHPTRYLSTVVLPDDTVLTSGGSAGYRGGPYRGRNRSDLLTAQIYDPYRNVFRTAAAPTVGRDYHSEALLLPDGRVVTLGSDPIYDRSGKNPGVFEQRVEIYSPPYLFRGARPAIVGGPDEVARGHTVSFGTWDADRIRTARLVRPGAVTHGTDVDQRSVALPIRRAPGGIMVQIPRERGLVPSGWYMLFVTDTRGIPSPATWVHVS; translated from the coding sequence ATGATCCCCCAGCCATCGCTGACCCGCCGCCTGCTCCGCGGCCTGGTCGCCCTGCCCGCCCTCGCCGCGGTCCTGGCCGCGAACCGCCCGATCGTGGTCTTCGCGGCGGACCGCTACCACGAGTTCCACATCAGCCGCGCGAGCTACAAGGCGGCCTACGGCCAGTGGTCGACGCTGCCGGTCCCGGACGGCTTCAAGGTCAACGCGATTCACGCCGCCCTGCTCAGCACCGGCAAGGTGCTGATCATCGCGGGCTCCGGGAACAACCGGAAGAACTTCGAGGCGGGCTCCTTCCGGACCATCCTCTGGGACCCGGCCGGGGACCGGTTCTCGCTGGTGCCGACGCCGACCGACATGTTCTGCGCCGGGCACACCTTCCTGGCCGACGGGAAGCTGCTGGTGGCCGGCGGGACGAAGTCCTACGAGGTGCTGCCGGAGAACATCAGACACGCCGCCGGCGTCATGAAGATCAAGAATGAGTCGCCGGACGACGGTGCCCGGAACATCGCGAAAAATACGGTCCTGGTCGCGCCGGACGGCCGGCGGTACGCCACCCGGGCGGACGTGACCGTCCCGGCCGCCACGAAGATGCTGCACGGCGGCCGCACCATGGTGCACGCCGGGGAGGTCGAGGTGTGGGTGGACGCCCTGCAGCCCGGCGACGCCGGCGTCATCAGCCGCCCGGCGCAATACCGCTTCGCCGGACTCAGTGGCATGGCGGCGCGGAACGTCTACGGCGTCGCCGACAAGATCACCCGCGAGAAGCAGGAGTACGGCGGCGACAACACCTCGTACGAGTTCGACCCCCGGACCGAACGCTATGTCCGCACCGGCGACCTCACCGACCACCGCTGGTACCCCACCCTGGCCCCGCTCGCCGGCGGCAACGTCCTCGCCGTCTCCGGCCTCGACCAGTTCGGCCGGATGCTGCCCGGCCGCAACGAGGTCTACCTCGCCCGGGACCGCCGCTGGGCCGCCGCCCCCAGGCTGACCCGGACCTTCCCCACCTATCCCGCGCTGTTCCTGACCCGCGACGAGCGTCTCTTCTTCTCCGGCTCGAACGCCGGGTACGGCTCGGCCACCGAGGGCCGCACCCCCGGCCTGTGGAACGTGCGGACCAACGACTTCCGCCCGGTCCCCGGCCTGCGCGACGCCACGATGACCGAGACCAGCGCCTCGGTCCTGCTCCCGCCGGCCCAGCGGCAGCGGGTGATGATCCTGGGCGGCGGCGCGGTCGGCGACTCGCCGCGATCCACCGCCCGGACCGCGATCGCCGACCTCAGCCGGCCGGCCCCGGTCTACCTGCCCGGCCCGGACCTGCCGCACCCGACCCGCTATCTGAGCACCGTCGTGCTCCCCGACGACACCGTGCTGACCAGCGGCGGCTCGGCCGGTTACCGGGGCGGGCCGTACCGGGGCAGGAACCGCAGCGACCTGCTCACCGCACAGATCTACGACCCGTACCGCAATGTCTTCCGGACCGCGGCCGCACCGACCGTCGGCCGTGACTACCACTCCGAGGCGCTGCTGCTGCCGGACGGCCGGGTGGTCACCCTGGGCAGCGATCCGATCTACGACCGCTCCGGCAAGAACCCGGGCGTCTTCGAGCAGCGCGTCGAGATCTACAGCCCGCCCTACCTGTTCCGCGGCGCCCGCCCGGCGATCGTCGGCGGACCGGACGAGGTGGCCCGCGGCCACACCGTCTCCTTCGGCACCTGGGACGCCGACCGGATCCGCACCGCCCGCCTGGTCCGCCCCGGCGCGGTCACCCACGGCACCGACGTCGACCAGCGCTCGGTCGCCCTGCCGATCCGCCGCGCCCCGGGCGGCATCATGGTCCAGATCCCCCGCGAGCGCGGCCTGGTGCCCTCCGGCTGGTACATGCTCTTCGTCACCGACACCCGCGGCATCCCGTCCCCCGCCACCTGGGTGCACGTCTCCTGA
- a CDS encoding glycoside hydrolase family 6 protein: protein MRVRSAVLAVVACAGLAACTVEAGSRPEPVPAPPVEKFYVEPAGAAAAQVRSWDAAGRAADAAAVRRIADEPTAVWFADADPGFADRARELVTSAAAAGRTPVLVAYWVPQRDCGGHSGGGAPDAAAYRDWIGRLAAAVHGSPALVVLEPDAVTHVLQGCLGEQAAGERFGLLGEAIRAFKADPGVRVYLDGGNPGWVKDVDRVVDALRRAGVAEADGFSLNVANFETTDANIGYGTAISDRLGGAHFVIDTSRNGNGPAATAGSGDGHWCNPPGRALGPAPTTQTGHDRVDAYLWVKRPGESDGECGSGAPPAGQWWPEYALALATN, encoded by the coding sequence ATGAGAGTTCGTTCCGCGGTCCTGGCCGTTGTCGCGTGCGCGGGCCTGGCGGCCTGCACGGTCGAGGCCGGGTCGCGGCCCGAGCCGGTGCCCGCGCCGCCGGTCGAGAAGTTCTACGTGGAGCCGGCCGGCGCGGCCGCCGCCCAGGTGCGCAGCTGGGACGCGGCCGGCCGGGCGGCGGACGCGGCGGCGGTGCGCCGGATCGCCGACGAGCCCACCGCGGTGTGGTTCGCGGACGCCGATCCCGGCTTCGCCGACCGCGCCCGGGAGTTGGTCACCTCGGCCGCCGCGGCCGGGCGGACGCCGGTGCTGGTCGCCTACTGGGTTCCGCAGCGCGACTGCGGCGGGCACTCCGGCGGCGGCGCGCCGGACGCGGCCGCCTACCGGGACTGGATCGGGCGGCTGGCCGCCGCGGTGCACGGGTCGCCGGCGCTGGTCGTGCTGGAGCCGGACGCGGTCACCCACGTGCTGCAGGGCTGCCTCGGCGAACAGGCGGCCGGCGAGCGGTTCGGGCTGCTCGGCGAGGCGATCCGGGCGTTCAAGGCGGATCCCGGGGTGCGGGTCTACCTGGACGGCGGGAACCCGGGCTGGGTCAAGGACGTGGACCGGGTGGTGGACGCGCTGCGCCGGGCCGGGGTGGCCGAGGCCGACGGGTTCAGCCTGAACGTGGCGAACTTCGAGACCACCGACGCCAACATCGGTTACGGGACGGCGATCTCCGACCGGCTCGGCGGCGCGCACTTCGTGATCGACACCAGCCGGAACGGGAACGGGCCGGCCGCCACCGCCGGCTCCGGGGACGGGCACTGGTGCAATCCGCCGGGACGGGCGCTCGGCCCGGCCCCGACCACCCAGACCGGGCACGACCGGGTCGACGCCTACCTGTGGGTGAAACGCCCGGGCGAGTCCGACGGGGAGTGCGGCTCCGGTGCCCCGCCGGCCGGCCAGTGGTGGCCGGAGTACGCGCTGGCGCTGGCCACCAACTGA
- a CDS encoding RNA polymerase sigma factor, whose amino-acid sequence MVVDEAAVVARARAGDLDAYETLVGHCTAPAHRAAVLLGAGADADDVVQEAFVKAYRQLGRYRGEAGFKAWLLAIVANETRNLVRSRRRRDGLLQRVGVRAGPDPVEPDPAETAVAGERRRLLLDQLRALDARDRDVLVCRYLLELSEVETAVTLGLPRGTVKSRTARALGKLRDRMPVEEVPGA is encoded by the coding sequence GTGGTGGTGGATGAGGCGGCCGTGGTGGCACGGGCGCGCGCGGGGGACCTGGACGCGTACGAGACCCTGGTCGGGCACTGCACCGCGCCCGCGCACCGGGCGGCCGTGCTGCTCGGGGCCGGGGCGGACGCGGACGACGTGGTGCAGGAGGCGTTCGTGAAGGCGTACCGGCAGCTGGGACGGTACCGGGGCGAGGCCGGGTTCAAGGCGTGGCTGCTGGCCATCGTGGCGAACGAGACCCGCAACCTGGTCCGGTCCCGGCGCCGGCGGGACGGGTTGTTGCAACGCGTCGGGGTGCGGGCCGGACCGGACCCGGTGGAGCCCGACCCGGCCGAGACGGCGGTGGCCGGCGAGCGCCGCCGGCTGCTGCTCGACCAGTTGCGCGCCCTCGACGCCCGGGACCGGGACGTGCTGGTCTGCCGCTATCTGCTGGAGCTGTCCGAGGTGGAGACCGCGGTGACGCTGGGGCTGCCGCGCGGGACGGTCAAGTCGCGGACCGCGCGGGCGCTCGGCAAGCTGCGCGACCGGATGCCGGTGGAGGAGGTGCCCGGTGCCTGA
- a CDS encoding YncE family protein → MTTRRSFLLLAGTSIALGAAGCRDTATPPAAATAPDVLIAETGQGLVRLTPQGVQAYGPASVLSNGGTRLAVVREKVLSQIVTGTGETTRTAALPDGWLPRAVSPDGRACALSRTPASVVPRGRERTPLLVVVDGRQREFDLPGVIEPDAFSSDASALFVLDWQPAGNPDHYRVRVLDLATGRMEPLNTRAKTAVPAGAEEQMRGEGRQAVPAGNLLLTLYTHQPGHQHTRDLLSGRPGNAHAFVHVLHLTDRWAYCLDLPHPFGEGPPAAHALAADAEGLVVLDSTSGQLAYADLETLTIQRTGPARVPAGTAAALALTADRRVLAGAKDQVSVLDRGSGTVTGGWHVPDPLLGIGLSRDGSRVYAGTTGAVHWLDARTGEALGRVPVDGLTGLRHVG, encoded by the coding sequence ATGACGACTCGCCGCTCCTTCCTTCTGCTCGCCGGGACCTCGATCGCGCTCGGCGCGGCCGGCTGCCGGGACACCGCCACGCCGCCGGCCGCCGCCACCGCGCCGGACGTGCTGATCGCCGAGACCGGGCAGGGGCTGGTACGGCTGACCCCGCAGGGCGTGCAGGCGTACGGGCCCGCGTCGGTGCTCAGCAATGGTGGGACGCGGCTGGCCGTCGTACGGGAGAAGGTGTTGTCGCAGATCGTGACCGGGACCGGGGAGACCACCCGGACCGCCGCCCTCCCGGACGGCTGGCTGCCGCGGGCGGTCTCGCCGGACGGGCGGGCCTGCGCGCTGAGCCGGACCCCGGCGAGCGTCGTGCCGCGCGGACGCGAGCGGACCCCGCTGCTGGTCGTGGTCGACGGGCGGCAGCGGGAGTTCGACCTGCCCGGGGTGATCGAGCCGGACGCCTTCAGCAGCGACGCGAGCGCCCTGTTCGTGCTGGACTGGCAGCCGGCCGGGAACCCGGACCACTACCGGGTGCGGGTGCTGGACCTGGCCACCGGGCGGATGGAGCCGCTCAACACCCGGGCCAAGACGGCGGTGCCGGCCGGCGCCGAGGAGCAGATGCGCGGCGAGGGACGCCAGGCGGTGCCGGCCGGCAACCTGCTGCTCACCCTCTACACGCACCAGCCCGGCCACCAGCACACCCGGGACCTGCTGTCCGGGCGGCCGGGCAACGCGCACGCGTTCGTGCACGTGCTGCACCTGACCGACCGCTGGGCCTACTGCCTGGACCTGCCGCACCCGTTCGGCGAGGGGCCGCCGGCCGCCCACGCGCTCGCCGCGGACGCCGAGGGTCTCGTCGTGCTGGACAGCACGAGCGGGCAGCTGGCCTACGCGGACCTGGAGACGCTGACCATCCAGCGGACCGGTCCGGCGCGGGTACCGGCGGGGACCGCGGCGGCCCTCGCGCTGACCGCCGACCGGCGCGTCCTGGCCGGGGCGAAGGACCAGGTCAGCGTGCTGGACCGGGGGTCCGGGACGGTCACCGGCGGCTGGCACGTGCCGGATCCGCTGCTCGGGATCGGGCTGAGCCGGGACGGGTCCCGGGTGTACGCCGGGACCACCGGTGCGGTGCACTGGCTGGACGCGAGAACCGGGGAGGCGCTCGGCCGGGTGCCGGTCGACGGGCTGACCGGACTGCGGCACGTCGGCTGA
- a CDS encoding GGDEF domain-containing protein produces MLLRCYAVISTVLVATYLVWPYELRSWPFLAVTLTAVLTVVIALRRAPRGSRAPWWLMLVAMVLYNVGNIIWIWLTVVAGRPTGDGSVADVLFTAAGAFLLAGALVLIRRRARGDIGGVIDSVITAVALGGVLWDAVILPANAAHHLPPVQQIAAFVDLLAVSGTLGAMLRVSRGSAAHRNAPWRLRLLVSGRSASVRLLAAGIALTLAAKVISPLVTGADGIRPDWTNVFYLAAYAALGCAALHPSVGIVLTSTRAPDDDLSRGRLTFLGAMLAITPLIGGGRAMIGLPVDGVLIALSSAALVPLVMVRIARLAAQRRAAEQALHHLATRDALTGLPNRAACLTALATALPTPAPLPVSPASPSPSPSPSPSPAGVSSAALAVVSSTAGGDQLAVLFCDLDGFKPVNDRLGHAAGDELLVAVAARLRGCVREGDLVSRFGGDEFVLVCHGPGAVAAVSDRIAAMTTEPFTAGGEQVRIGISVGAAEARTPDTVDDLVRRADLAMYEAKKSKQVGKLSLVLAA; encoded by the coding sequence GTGCTGCTCCGTTGCTACGCCGTCATCTCCACCGTGCTGGTGGCGACGTACCTGGTGTGGCCTTACGAACTGCGGTCCTGGCCGTTCCTGGCGGTCACGCTCACCGCGGTGCTGACCGTGGTCATCGCACTGCGCCGGGCGCCGCGCGGCAGCCGGGCGCCGTGGTGGCTGATGCTCGTCGCGATGGTGCTCTACAACGTCGGCAACATCATCTGGATCTGGCTGACCGTGGTCGCCGGGCGCCCCACCGGTGACGGCAGCGTCGCCGACGTCCTGTTCACCGCGGCCGGGGCATTTTTGCTGGCCGGGGCGCTCGTGCTGATCCGGCGGCGGGCTCGCGGTGACATCGGCGGGGTGATCGACTCGGTGATCACCGCGGTGGCCCTCGGCGGCGTGCTGTGGGACGCGGTGATCCTGCCGGCCAACGCCGCGCACCACCTGCCGCCCGTGCAGCAGATCGCCGCCTTCGTGGATCTCCTCGCGGTCAGCGGCACGCTGGGCGCGATGCTCCGGGTCTCCCGGGGATCGGCGGCGCACCGGAACGCACCATGGCGCCTCCGGCTCCTGGTGAGTGGCCGGTCGGCGTCGGTCCGGCTGCTCGCCGCGGGCATCGCGCTCACCCTGGCCGCCAAGGTGATCTCACCGCTGGTGACCGGCGCCGACGGGATCCGGCCGGACTGGACGAACGTCTTCTACCTGGCCGCCTACGCCGCGCTCGGCTGCGCGGCGCTGCATCCGTCCGTGGGGATCGTGCTGACCAGCACGCGAGCGCCGGACGACGACCTGTCCCGGGGCCGGCTCACCTTCCTCGGGGCGATGCTGGCGATCACCCCGCTGATCGGCGGCGGGCGCGCGATGATCGGCCTGCCGGTCGACGGGGTACTGATCGCGTTGTCGTCAGCGGCGCTGGTTCCGCTGGTCATGGTCCGGATCGCCCGGCTCGCCGCGCAGCGGCGCGCCGCCGAGCAGGCCCTGCACCACCTGGCCACCCGGGACGCCCTGACCGGCCTCCCGAACCGGGCCGCCTGCCTGACCGCCCTGGCCACCGCCCTGCCCACCCCCGCGCCGCTCCCCGTTTCCCCGGCCTCGCCCTCGCCCTCGCCCTCGCCCTCGCCCTCGCCCGCCGGAGTCTCCTCTGCCGCTCTCGCGGTCGTCTCCTCGACGGCCGGCGGCGATCAGCTCGCGGTGCTGTTCTGCGATCTGGACGGGTTCAAGCCGGTCAACGACCGCCTCGGGCACGCGGCCGGCGACGAGCTGCTGGTCGCCGTGGCGGCCCGGCTGCGCGGCTGCGTCCGCGAGGGCGATCTGGTGAGCCGCTTCGGCGGGGACGAGTTCGTACTGGTCTGTCACGGTCCGGGCGCGGTCGCCGCGGTCAGCGACCGGATCGCCGCGATGACCACCGAGCCGTTCACCGCCGGCGGTGAACAGGTCCGGATCGGGATCAGCGTCGGCGCCGCCGAGGCCCGCACGCCGGACACCGTCGACGACCTGGTCCGCCGGGCCGACCTGGCCATGTACGAGGCCAAGAAGTCCAAGCAGGTCGGCAAACTCTCCCTGGTCCTGGCCGCCTGA